Proteins encoded together in one Terriglobales bacterium window:
- the hemQ gene encoding hydrogen peroxide-dependent heme synthase, which yields MPTSNAAVHAAQKSLPALPLTIEGSSVLHQMMRVRWPQWRKLPAGEKQSIAREAAKVLEPMEKAGESAAYSMLGHKGDLLLVHFRESFDALNSAELRLQNLQLFEYLEPATSYLSVIELGLYESTVKLYQSLAERGIEPHSAEWNREAEELMQRQKQAMATRLFPKLPASRYICFYPMDRRRGEDKNWYLLPIEERQRQMDEHGQVGRRYAGKVQQIITGSIGFDDWEWGVDLFADEPLIFKRLIYEMRFDEVSAVYAQFGAFYVGIRCQASQLGKLLDGEAPAR from the coding sequence ATGCCGACCAGCAATGCTGCTGTGCACGCTGCCCAAAAGTCCCTGCCCGCGCTGCCCCTGACCATCGAGGGCTCCAGCGTGCTGCACCAGATGATGCGCGTCCGCTGGCCACAATGGCGCAAGCTCCCCGCCGGGGAGAAGCAGAGCATCGCGAGGGAGGCGGCCAAGGTCCTCGAGCCCATGGAAAAAGCCGGCGAGAGCGCCGCTTATTCTATGTTGGGACACAAGGGCGACCTGCTGTTGGTGCACTTCCGCGAATCCTTCGACGCCCTCAATTCCGCCGAACTGCGCCTGCAAAACCTCCAGCTCTTCGAGTACCTGGAGCCCGCGACCTCGTATCTCTCGGTGATCGAGCTCGGCCTGTACGAATCCACTGTCAAGCTCTACCAGTCGCTGGCCGAGCGCGGCATCGAGCCCCATTCCGCGGAGTGGAACCGGGAAGCTGAGGAATTGATGCAGCGGCAGAAACAGGCCATGGCGACGCGCTTGTTCCCCAAGCTCCCAGCCTCGCGCTACATCTGCTTCTATCCCATGGACCGCAGGCGCGGCGAGGACAAGAACTGGTACCTTCTCCCCATCGAGGAGCGGCAGCGGCAGATGGACGAGCACGGCCAAGTCGGCCGGCGCTATGCCGGCAAGGTGCAGCAGATCATCACCGGCTCCATCGGTTTCGACGACTGGGAATGGGGCGTGGACCTGTTCGCCGACGAACCGCTCATCTTCAAGCGGTTGATCTACGAGATGCGCTTCGACGAAGTCAGCGCGGTCTATGCCCAGTTCGGCGCCTTCTACGTCGGCATCCGCTGCCAGGCTTCCCAGCTAGGAAAGCTGCTCGACGGGGAAGCGCCCGCCCGGTGA
- a CDS encoding S9 family peptidase, whose amino-acid sequence MAPDVLAQISLTSSFITDPQQVKSKPRQNLPTFAVDKLYSTRVIGGSSWSPDGKRVAFISNTSGRNNLWTVSADGGWPVQLTVSDQRQGSPAWSPDGRYIAYISDTDGNEQWDVFLVDTHSGEVTNLNNTPEIAEEAPTWSPDGKTLAYLVKPKTSANFEIHLMNMLTRRSRPLTSGTAKEWSYGRPVWSADGARLAATLSHANGRDSNIYVLDVKSGQRTNLTEHSGEQLWDVNDWSADAKTLLVTSNAGNGYDNAALLDAATHKVAWITQEKWPISAEAFSPDGKTAIIEANVDGNFDLYLYDLAARRLELLPLSKGVNYAAGAGNESFSRDGSRLLYYHSGANAPNDLWVYELGSRRSRQITQSLVGGVRSEDLVEPFLVHYPSSDGKWQISAFVFIPYNMPRENKLPAIVYIHGGPQSQTMNGFNRQVQVLVNRGYVVIAPNYRGGTGYGKEFLEANQMDMGGGDLRDVLAAADWIKKTGYVDPKKLVAMGGSYGGYLTMMAVTKAPELWAAGVPIVPFVNWFTEFQNEDPQLQESDRATMGDPVKNKDLWTERSPIFFVDKVKAPLMILAGGNDPRCPKEESQQIVEEVRKRGGAAELKVYDNEGHGFSRVENQIDSIRRVTDFLKKYVPVPDCGCSLE is encoded by the coding sequence ATGGCTCCGGACGTCCTGGCCCAGATCTCCCTGACTTCCTCGTTCATCACCGATCCCCAACAGGTCAAGAGCAAGCCGCGGCAGAACCTGCCGACCTTCGCCGTGGACAAGCTGTACAGCACGCGGGTCATCGGCGGCAGCTCCTGGTCGCCAGACGGCAAGCGAGTCGCCTTCATCAGCAACACCAGCGGGCGGAACAACCTGTGGACGGTTTCCGCCGATGGCGGCTGGCCGGTGCAGCTGACGGTGAGCGACCAGCGCCAAGGCTCCCCGGCCTGGTCTCCCGACGGCCGCTACATCGCCTACATCTCCGACACCGACGGCAACGAGCAGTGGGATGTATTCCTGGTGGACACCCACAGCGGCGAAGTCACCAACCTCAACAACACTCCCGAGATTGCGGAGGAGGCGCCCACCTGGTCTCCCGATGGCAAGACCCTGGCCTATTTGGTGAAGCCGAAGACCTCGGCGAATTTCGAGATCCACCTGATGAATATGCTGACGCGGCGTTCCCGGCCGCTGACCTCGGGAACCGCGAAGGAATGGTCCTACGGACGCCCGGTCTGGTCGGCAGACGGAGCCCGCCTGGCGGCAACCCTCTCGCACGCCAACGGACGAGACTCGAACATCTATGTGCTGGACGTCAAAAGCGGGCAGAGGACAAACCTGACGGAGCACAGCGGCGAGCAGCTCTGGGACGTCAACGACTGGTCCGCCGACGCCAAGACCCTGCTGGTCACCTCCAATGCCGGAAACGGCTACGACAACGCAGCCCTGCTGGATGCAGCGACCCACAAGGTGGCTTGGATCACCCAGGAGAAGTGGCCGATCTCGGCCGAAGCCTTCTCGCCGGACGGCAAGACGGCGATCATCGAGGCCAACGTTGACGGAAACTTCGACTTGTATCTTTACGACCTGGCCGCACGGCGGCTCGAACTATTGCCGCTGTCCAAAGGAGTCAACTACGCGGCCGGTGCCGGGAACGAATCTTTCTCGCGCGACGGCTCACGGCTCCTCTACTACCACAGCGGGGCTAACGCGCCCAACGACCTGTGGGTCTACGAACTCGGGTCGAGACGATCGAGGCAGATCACGCAGTCGCTGGTCGGGGGTGTTCGTTCGGAGGACCTCGTAGAACCTTTCCTGGTCCACTACCCGAGCAGCGACGGCAAGTGGCAGATCTCGGCCTTCGTCTTCATCCCCTACAACATGCCGCGGGAGAACAAGCTGCCTGCCATCGTTTACATCCACGGCGGGCCGCAATCGCAGACCATGAACGGCTTCAACCGCCAGGTCCAGGTCCTGGTCAACCGGGGATATGTCGTCATTGCGCCCAACTATCGCGGCGGAACCGGCTACGGCAAGGAATTCCTCGAGGCCAACCAGATGGACATGGGAGGCGGAGACCTGCGCGACGTCCTGGCCGCGGCGGATTGGATCAAGAAGACCGGCTACGTCGACCCGAAGAAACTGGTCGCCATGGGCGGAAGCTACGGCGGGTACCTCACCATGATGGCGGTGACCAAGGCGCCGGAGCTGTGGGCGGCGGGAGTGCCCATCGTGCCCTTCGTCAACTGGTTCACCGAGTTCCAGAACGAGGACCCGCAGCTGCAGGAAAGCGACCGCGCCACCATGGGTGACCCGGTCAAGAACAAAGACCTGTGGACCGAGCGCTCCCCCATCTTTTTCGTGGACAAGGTCAAAGCGCCCTTGATGATCCTGGCCGGGGGCAACGACCCGCGCTGTCCGAAGGAAGAGTCGCAGCAGATCGTGGAAGAAGTCCGCAAACGCGGGGGCGCCGCCGAACTGAAGGTGTATGACAACGAAGGCCATGGATTCAGCCGGGTCGAGAACCAGATCGATAGCATCCGGCGCGTGACCGACTTCCTCAAGAAGTATGTGCCGGTGCCCGACTGTGGCTGCTCGCTGGAGTGA
- a CDS encoding SDR family NAD(P)-dependent oxidoreductase: MTGTSSGIGLLTAVEMAKAGFRVVATMRNLERRARLDEAIAKANVGAAVEVRRLDVNAIDSLPAAVAGIMRDHGQIDVLVNNAGFVMAGFAEDLRLEEVRAQFETNFFGAVALTLAVLPQMRLRKAGYIIMVSSASGLSGQPVASSYSASKFALEGWSECLRLETAALGIRVVLIEPGAYESDIWEKNLRIGQDAAGHRSPNYQRIQRYAEFIRTKVKKRDASEVARVIVRVAQDPEPRLRYVVGQHVHLQRLLRACLPWKTYEAMLRRISGIG; the protein is encoded by the coding sequence ATCACCGGAACCTCGAGCGGCATCGGCCTGCTGACCGCCGTGGAGATGGCCAAGGCCGGCTTCCGCGTAGTGGCCACCATGCGGAACCTGGAACGGCGCGCGCGCCTGGACGAAGCCATCGCCAAGGCGAATGTGGGGGCAGCCGTCGAGGTACGCCGGCTCGACGTGAACGCCATCGATTCCCTGCCCGCCGCCGTGGCCGGCATCATGCGCGACCATGGCCAGATCGACGTGCTGGTCAACAACGCCGGTTTTGTGATGGCCGGATTCGCCGAAGACCTGCGCCTGGAGGAGGTCCGCGCGCAATTCGAGACCAACTTCTTTGGCGCCGTGGCGCTCACCCTGGCGGTGCTGCCGCAGATGCGCCTGCGCAAAGCGGGATACATCATCATGGTGTCGTCGGCCAGCGGCCTCTCCGGGCAGCCGGTGGCGAGTTCTTACAGCGCCTCCAAGTTCGCTCTGGAAGGCTGGAGCGAGTGCCTGCGCCTGGAAACCGCGGCGCTGGGCATCCGGGTGGTGCTGATCGAGCCGGGCGCCTACGAGAGCGATATCTGGGAGAAGAACCTGCGCATCGGCCAGGACGCGGCGGGCCATAGGTCTCCGAATTACCAGCGCATCCAGCGTTACGCCGAATTCATCAGGACGAAGGTGAAGAAGCGCGACGCTAGCGAGGTGGCGCGGGTGATCGTGCGCGTCGCCCAGGACCCGGAACCGCGGCTGCGCTACGTGGTCGGACAGCATGTGCACCTGCAGCGCCTGCTGCGCGCCTGCCTGCCGTGGAAGACGTACGAGGCGATGCTGCGTAGGATCTCGGGCATCGGCTAG
- the nth gene encoding endonuclease III, with the protein MNPPRVRKSSVAAPSGKRAKPAARRPAASYDPVAPQRVKEILKRLDERYPGATCALQHGSAWELLVATILSAQCTDARVNLVTPVIFAKYPTAAAFAALKPEQLEPDIRSTGFFRNKSKSIVGAAKAIMERHGGQVPDTMEELLEIPGAARKTANVVLGTWFHQALGVVVDTHVHRISRRLELTQQDDPQKIEQDLMRVVPQPRWIDFAHQLIHHGRQLCAARTPKCADCPLETLCHAADKTWSTVEIHRAAKP; encoded by the coding sequence GTGAACCCGCCCAGGGTCCGTAAGTCCAGCGTCGCGGCCCCCAGCGGCAAGCGGGCGAAACCGGCTGCGCGTCGGCCGGCCGCAAGCTATGACCCGGTCGCGCCGCAGCGGGTGAAGGAGATCCTCAAGCGCCTGGACGAGCGCTATCCCGGCGCGACCTGCGCATTGCAGCACGGCTCGGCGTGGGAGCTGCTGGTAGCGACCATCCTGTCGGCGCAGTGCACTGATGCGCGGGTCAACTTGGTGACGCCGGTCATCTTCGCCAAGTATCCGACAGCGGCGGCGTTCGCGGCGCTCAAGCCGGAGCAGCTCGAGCCCGACATCCGCTCCACCGGCTTCTTCCGCAACAAGTCCAAATCCATCGTGGGCGCGGCCAAAGCGATCATGGAACGCCATGGCGGACAGGTGCCCGACACCATGGAAGAGCTGCTGGAAATTCCCGGGGCGGCGCGCAAGACGGCGAACGTCGTCCTCGGCACCTGGTTCCACCAAGCCCTGGGCGTGGTGGTGGACACCCACGTGCACCGCATCTCGCGCCGCCTGGAGCTCACCCAGCAGGATGACCCGCAGAAGATCGAGCAGGACCTGATGCGGGTGGTCCCGCAGCCCCGCTGGATCGATTTCGCCCACCAGCTGATCCATCACGGGCGACAGTTGTGCGCGGCGCGAACGCCCAAGTGCGCCGATTGCCCGCTGGAGACGCTTTGCCACGCCGCCGACAAGACCTGGAGCACGGTGGAGATCCACCGCGCCGCCAAGCCGTGA
- a CDS encoding DedA family protein encodes MLRARKRPAPEPPPPNTPVIARTLAALSGFIIAVISTLGYPGIVLLMAIESACIPLPSEVIMPFSGYLVYTGRFGLIWVAMAGALGCNVGSLVAYEIGAFGGRPLVERFGSYVLLNRRELELADHFFERYGNMTVLISRMLPVIRTFIALPAGVARMPRLQFHFYTFLGSFPWCLGLAYIGVVLGENWDKDPRLKQWFHRFDAIILGLLLLGGVWFIRSRWSHRIRAR; translated from the coding sequence TTGCTCCGGGCGAGGAAGCGGCCGGCGCCTGAGCCTCCGCCGCCCAACACGCCCGTGATTGCCAGGACCCTCGCCGCCCTCAGCGGCTTCATCATCGCTGTCATCTCCACCCTCGGGTATCCGGGCATCGTCCTGCTCATGGCGATCGAATCGGCCTGCATCCCGCTGCCCTCCGAGGTGATCATGCCGTTCTCCGGCTACCTGGTGTACACGGGAAGGTTCGGCCTGATCTGGGTGGCCATGGCAGGGGCGCTGGGGTGCAACGTCGGGTCGCTGGTCGCTTACGAGATCGGCGCTTTTGGCGGGCGGCCCCTGGTCGAACGCTTCGGCTCCTACGTGCTGCTCAACCGCCGGGAACTGGAGCTGGCCGACCACTTCTTCGAACGTTATGGCAACATGACCGTGCTCATCAGCCGCATGTTACCTGTCATTCGGACCTTCATCGCGCTGCCGGCGGGCGTGGCCCGCATGCCTCGCCTGCAATTCCACTTCTATACCTTCCTCGGGTCCTTCCCGTGGTGCCTCGGCCTGGCCTATATCGGAGTGGTCCTGGGAGAGAACTGGGACAAGGACCCGCGTCTGAAGCAGTGGTTCCACCGCTTCGACGCCATCATCCTCGGACTACTGTTGTTGGGCGGGGTTTGGTTCATCCGGTCTCGCTGGTCGCACCGCATCCGCGCCCGCTAG
- a CDS encoding SgcJ/EcaC family oxidoreductase, producing the protein MRSTLIALLVFTLATSGFTQKRRTVPPAGTAQQQSRSATDQAAIRQLQERDIAASMAFDVDSLLALWTDDGVLMAPGHGPVSGRAQLRQFYEQQKDALGNTETLSYEEQWQEVRIVDDYAYQWGQIQSRTRAGQSKVENTKVVNALRILKRDQDGSWRVARAIYNEARTGTSVGEAAPQGERR; encoded by the coding sequence ATGCGCAGCACGCTGATCGCGCTACTTGTATTCACACTGGCCACCAGCGGGTTCACGCAGAAGCGCCGGACGGTTCCGCCCGCGGGGACGGCACAGCAGCAGTCCAGGAGCGCAACGGACCAGGCGGCTATCCGGCAGCTGCAGGAACGGGACATCGCCGCCAGCATGGCCTTCGATGTGGACTCCCTTCTCGCCCTGTGGACCGACGATGGGGTGTTGATGGCGCCCGGGCACGGGCCGGTTTCCGGAAGAGCCCAGCTGCGTCAGTTTTACGAACAGCAAAAGGACGCCCTGGGCAACACCGAGACCCTCTCCTACGAGGAACAATGGCAGGAGGTGCGCATCGTGGACGACTATGCCTACCAGTGGGGCCAGATCCAGTCGCGCACCCGCGCCGGCCAGAGCAAAGTAGAGAACACGAAAGTCGTCAATGCGCTGCGGATCCTCAAGCGCGACCAGGATGGGAGCTGGAGGGTGGCCCGCGCTATCTACAATGAGGCCCGCACCGGCACCTCCGTCGGCGAGGCCGCCCCGCAAGGAGAACGGCGCTGA
- a CDS encoding potassium channel family protein, producing the protein MQVLAGISGVVIVLLVLWEAFETIVLPRRVTRQFRFTRLYYRRTWSVWRTLVAGVRERRLRETLLSYFGPASLLGLIASWAVMLVLGFGLLNWSLETAARSNMPYRGIWTDIYFSGTTFFTLGLGDVTPRSAVGRLLTVLEGGTGFAFLALVIGYIPAIYQSFSRRETNITLLDARAGSPPSAGELLRRHALDGSLDALNPWLRDWEGWAADLLESHLSYPVLCYFRSQHDNQSWLGSLTAVLDTCALVLVGVDGVARRQARLTFAIARHAVVDLAQIFRARPMAPPRDRLPAERLQELRRFLGSAGLKLSDGVEAERQLTELRSIYEPYLFALAEAVEVALPDWMPAAEHADNWQTSAWGRIGAGGTPPGTSPKADHF; encoded by the coding sequence ATGCAAGTGCTGGCCGGGATCTCGGGCGTGGTCATCGTCCTCCTCGTGCTGTGGGAAGCATTTGAGACCATCGTTCTGCCCCGCCGGGTGACCCGCCAGTTCCGCTTCACGCGACTCTACTACCGCAGAACCTGGTCCGTGTGGCGCACGTTGGTTGCCGGTGTCAGGGAACGCAGGTTGCGAGAGACCCTGCTCAGCTACTTTGGCCCTGCTTCCCTGCTCGGCCTCATCGCCTCATGGGCAGTCATGCTGGTGCTGGGATTCGGACTGCTGAATTGGTCGCTGGAGACGGCGGCGCGGTCCAATATGCCCTATCGCGGTATCTGGACTGACATCTACTTCAGCGGCACCACCTTCTTCACCCTGGGTCTCGGCGATGTGACACCTCGTTCCGCTGTCGGCCGGCTTCTGACCGTACTCGAGGGGGGCACCGGGTTCGCCTTCCTGGCCCTGGTCATCGGCTACATTCCCGCTATCTACCAGAGCTTCTCGCGGCGCGAGACCAACATCACCCTCCTCGACGCGCGCGCCGGATCGCCGCCCAGCGCCGGTGAGTTGCTGCGCCGCCACGCCCTTGATGGAAGTCTTGACGCCTTGAACCCCTGGCTGCGGGACTGGGAGGGCTGGGCGGCCGACCTGCTGGAGAGCCATCTCTCCTACCCCGTGCTCTGCTACTTTCGCTCGCAGCATGACAACCAGTCCTGGCTTGGATCATTGACTGCCGTCCTGGATACATGTGCGCTGGTACTGGTCGGGGTGGACGGGGTGGCCCGCCGGCAGGCGCGCCTGACCTTCGCCATCGCCCGGCACGCAGTGGTGGACCTGGCGCAGATCTTTCGCGCCCGCCCGATGGCGCCGCCGCGGGACCGTCTGCCCGCCGAGCGCTTACAGGAACTGCGGCGTTTCCTTGGCTCGGCGGGGCTGAAACTTTCAGACGGCGTTGAAGCTGAGCGTCAATTGACCGAGCTGCGTTCGATTTACGAGCCTTACCTCTTTGCCCTCGCGGAAGCCGTCGAGGTGGCCCTTCCCGACTGGATGCCTGCGGCCGAGCACGCCGACAACTGGCAGACCAGTGCCTGGGGGCGCATCGGCGCCGGCGGCACTCCCCCCGGCACCAGCCCGAAGGCCGATCACTTCTGA